In a single window of the Oryctolagus cuniculus chromosome 9, mOryCun1.1, whole genome shotgun sequence genome:
- the LOC127486762 gene encoding natural killer cells antigen CD94, with protein MTEEKVTYPELKLCQAKKKEGKRHLAHKKRVSKWPGVLGWGGFCFEETACGSLQGRPFCWTRNWYYFSKEEVTWDESRNLCQNMGSSLVKIDDIQELIFMQSQIKYTYWIGLYKKGDKHEWMWQDSTKLAQNL; from the exons ATGACTGAGGAGAAAGTGACATACCCAGAACTGAAATTGTGTCaggcaaagaaaaaggaaggcaaAAGACATCTAGCTCACAAAAAAAGAG TTTCTAAATGGCCTGGTGTTTTGGGATGGGGTGGCTTTTGTTTTGAAGAAACAGCCTGTGGCTCCTTGCAAGGAAGACCCTTTTGCTGGACAAGAAACTGGtactatttttctaaagaagaggTAACGTGGGATGAGAGCAGGAATTTATGCCAGAACATGGGTTCTAGCCTTGTGAAGATTGATGACATCCAGGAACTG ATTTTCATGCAATCACAAATCAAATACACTTACTGGATTGGACTCTATAAAAAAGGAGATAAACATGAGTGGATGTGGCAGGACAGCACAAAACTTGCTCAGAACCTGTAA